The Streptomyces sp. cg36 genomic interval ACATGGCTCAGTCATCGTTCAAAGGTCCCGCAGTGCCCGGGAGCGTGGCAGGACATCGGATGTCCCGGCGCACTCTGCTGCGGAGTGCGGCCTTCGGCGCCGGGGCGGTCACCCTCCCCTCGCTCCTCTCCGCGTGCGACAGCGGCCCCGGCGGCGACGCCAAGACGGTCAGGCTGGGGTCCAACTCGTCCGACGCGGTCCCGAAGAAGGCGTTCGCCGACGTCTTCGCGGCCTACGGGAAGCAGTCCAAGGAGGGCCGGACGGTCAAGGTCAACACCGTTGACCACAACACCTTCCAGGAGAACATCAACCGCTATCTCCAGGGCAAGCCGGACGACGTGTTCATGTGGTTCGCCGGGAACCGCATGCAGTTCTTCGCCAAGAAGGGGCTGCTGCACGACATCAGCGACCTGTGGCAGGGCTTCCAGGGCTTCTCCCCGGCGCTGAAGGCGCAGTCGACGGGCGAGGACGGCAAGCAGTACCTGGTCCCCTTCTACTACTACCCGTGGGCCGTCTTCCACCGCAGGAGCGTCTTCCAGCAGCACGGCTACCAGGCGCCGAAGACCCTCGACGAGTACGTGGCGCTCGCCCGGCAGATGCAGAAGGACAAGCTCGTACCGATCGCGTTCAGCGACAAGGACGGCTGGCCCGTGATGGGCACCTTCGACTACCTCAACATGCGGACCAACGGATACGAGTTCCACCGCGACCTCA includes:
- a CDS encoding ABC transporter substrate-binding protein — translated: MSRRTLLRSAAFGAGAVTLPSLLSACDSGPGGDAKTVRLGSNSSDAVPKKAFADVFAAYGKQSKEGRTVKVNTVDHNTFQENINRYLQGKPDDVFMWFAGNRMQFFAKKGLLHDISDLWQGFQGFSPALKAQSTGEDGKQYLVPFYYYPWAVFHRRSVFQQHGYQAPKTLDEYVALARQMQKDKLVPIAFSDKDGWPVMGTFDYLNMRTNGYEFHRDLMAGKEAWTDKRVKEVFDTWRRLLPYCQKGANGRTWQEAAQSLQKRETGMAVFGLPHAGQQFPAAEQDDIDFFPFPVIDPAHGQDAVEAPIDGFLLAKNAKNLKNAKNMASAKDLLTWLATATAENTYLAGDPSNVAVNSGADTAKYSALQKKSMELISGAKQISQFMDRDTRPDFSSTVMIPALQRFVGNPNDVDGLVNDIERQKKTIFAAD